In the genome of Populus alba chromosome 11, ASM523922v2, whole genome shotgun sequence, one region contains:
- the LOC118031535 gene encoding uncharacterized protein isoform X1: MDEALSLLTAANSHGDLTVKLSSLKQAKDVLLSLEPSLAAELFPSLVELQYSPEGIVRQKLVEVIEEIGLKAMENCSILIPVLLGLLRDNDSVVARESIVSGTHLYCGVLEEMALQCHRRGKVERWLEGLWIWMLKFKDAVFAIALEPGPVGIKLLALKFLETYILLFTTETTDSDRLVAEGSRRLFNISWVAGGHPVLDAVSLMSDANKTLVILLDFLWSPGSLPGALMIAVVNCLAAVARKRPLHYETILSALLDFDPKVEKGCHAASIQYSLRTAFLGFLRCTYPTILESRDKLLRALRAMNAGDAAEQAIRQVDKMIKNNERTSREVRFSRDDQPTSQLPVSGDQLRKRSVPMDNEEQANGHEMAQKRSRYGPNILSTTPIQINESGPDSVFDNGVSANVHLSDSDLTPAEQMIAMIGALLAEGERGAESLELLISNIHPDLLADIVITNMKHLPKSSPPLTRLGSLPVTLQDCSSSSPAQAVAPSAPVSSAQGPIPVVTAGNLSLSDAPIVNNFPVDSKRDPRRDPRRLDPRRTATSVGAPSIAIVDDHGGMQPEMDSTVSLSKASPLPVVTSVENPPEPYISNSKIEDKSLEGLLVSKTDQVSMSEEVICRPEEIVPISEANASSDQAFSPPHTSEEGDVVLKSDFEVASGADTLYVMEPEQLSPDVSNISVPEEICQVDLPQLPPYVELTEEQQKTVRQLAVERIIESYKHLSGTECSQTRMALLARLVAQIDADDDVVVMLQKHVLVDYRQHKGQELVLHFLYHLHSLTILDSVGSASYAAVLYEKFLLVVARSLLDAFPASDKSFSKLLGEVPFLPESAFKLLDDLCHCDIFDSHGKEVRDGERVTQGLGAVWGLILGRPNNRQAFLDIALKCAVHSQDDIRSKAIRLVANKLYQLNYISQNIEQFATNMLLSVVEQHASDIKPSQSVSTDQREGEVVSQEVSVNGSQVSETGNCENDSMKGAQPLAQSVSTMSFPEVQRHISLFFALCTKNPGLLQIVFDIYGQAPKTVKQAVHRHIPVLIRALGSSYSELLRIISDPPEGCENLLMLVLQILTQETTPSANLITTVKHLYETKLEDATILIPILSSLSKNEVLPIFPRLVGLPIEKFQMALAHILQGSAHTGPALTPAEVLVAIHDINPNKDGLPLKKITDACSACFEQRTVFTQQVLAKALNQMVDQTPLPLLFMRTVIQAIDAFPSLVDFVMEILSKLVSRQVWKMPKLWVGFLKCVSQTRPHSFQVLLQLPPPQLESALNKHANLRGPLATYASQPSTKTSLPRSTLAILGLVNERHMQQLPISSLHPSSTSSSAHGANTA; encoded by the exons ATGGACGAAGCGCTCTCTCTCCTCACCGCAGCGAATTCTCACGGCGATTTGACCGTTAAGCTATCTTCTCTTAAGCAAGCCAAAGATGTTTTATTGTCACTCGAGCCGTCGTTGGCGGCTGAGCTTTTTCCGTCCTTAGTCGAACTGCAGTACTCGCCGGAGGGAATCGTCCGACAAAAGCTTGTCGA ggtaattgaagaaattggttTGAAAGCAATGGAGAATTGCTCAATACTAATACCTGTCTTATTGGGACTTTTAAGAGATAACGATTCTGTTGTTGCAAGGGAGTCTATTGTTAGTGGCACGCATTTATATTGTGGTGTTCTAGAGGAAATGGCATTGCAG TGTCACCGGCGTGGTAAGGTTGAACGATGGCTTGAAGGACTATGGATATGGATGCTTAAGTTCAAGGATGCTGTCTTTGCAATTGCATTGGAG CCTGGACCTGTTGGGATAAAGTTGCTGGCGTTGAAATTTTTGGAAACATACATCTTGCTTTTTACTACCGAGACCACTGATTCTGATAGACTTGTTGCAGAAG GAAGCAGACGGTTATTCAACATTTCATGGGTAGCTGGTGGGCATCCTGTTTTGGATGCAGTTTCTCTCATGTCAGATGCCAACAAGACACTTGTCattcttttggattttttatggtCGCCTGGTAGTCTTCCTGGTGCACTGATGATTGCTGTTGTTAATTG TCTTGCAGCTGTAGCGCGGAAGAGGCCGCTTCATTATGAGACTATTCTATCTGCCTTGCTTGATTTTGATCCAAAAGTTGAGAAGGGATGTCATGCTGCTAGTATCCAGTACTCTTTAAGAACTGCTTTTTTGGGATTCCTGCGGTGTACTTATCCAACCATCTTGGAG tCAAGGGATAAATTGTTAAGGGCTTTACGTGCAATGAATGCTGGGGATGCTGCTGAGCAAGCCATCCGGCAAGTtgataaaatgatcaaaaataaTGAGCGCACTTCTCGTGAAGTCAGGTTTAGCAGG GATGATCAGCCAACAAGCCAACTGCCTGTTTCAGGAGATCAGCTCCGGAAAAGATCTGTGCCTATGGATAATGAAGAGCAAGCTAATGGTCATGAAATGGCTCAAAAGCGGAGTCGATATGGTCCTAACATTCTGTCAACTACGCCAATCCAAATCAATGAATCTGGACCGGATTCTGTATTTGATAATGGCGTCTCTGCTAATGTTCATCTATCAGATAGTGATTTGACTCCTGCAGAACAAATGATTGCTATGATTGGTGCATTGCTTGCTGAAGGAGAGAGGGGTGCTGAATCACTTGAACTTCTTATTTCAAATATTCATCCTGATCTGCTTGCTGATATTGTCATTACTAATATGAAGCATTTGCCTAAGTCCTCCCCTCCTTTAACAAGGCTTGGCAGCTTGCCAGTAACTCTGCAAGATTGTTCTTCAAGTAGTCCAGCACAGGCAGTGGCACCATCGGCTCCAGTTTCCTCTGCACAAGGACCCATTCCAGTGGTTACTGCAGGCAATTTATCATTGTCTGATGCACCCATTGTCAATAATTTCCCTGTAGATTCGAAACGTGATCCAAGAAGG GATCCACGCCGCCTGGATCCACGTCGTACTGCTACATCAGTTGGAGCACCATCCATTGCCATTGTGGATGACCATGGTGGAATGCAACCTGAAATGGACAGCACTGTTTCTTTAAGCAAGGCTTCTCCTCTTCCTGTGGTGACATCAGTTGAGAATCCTCCAGAACCTTATATTTCAAACAGCAAAATTGAGGACAAGAGTTTAGAAGGTCTACTGGTTTCTAAAACTGATCAAGTAAGCATGAGCGAGGAGGTTATCTGTAGACCTGAGGAAATTGTCCCCATCTCAGAGGCCAACGCTTCTTCAGATCAAGCATTTTCTCCTCCTCACACTTCTGAGGAGGGTGATGTTGTATTGAAGTCAGATTTTGAAGTGGCATCTGGTGCTGACACATTATATGTGATGGAACCTGAGCAGCTTTCCCCAGATGTCTCAAACATATCTGTGCCTGAAGAGATCTGTCAAGTCGATTTACCTCAGCTTCCCCCATACGTTGAACTCACTGAAGAACAGCAGAAAACTGTGAGACAGTTAGCAGTTGAACGGATTATTGAATCTTACAAGCATCTTTCTGGGACTGAATGCAGCCAGACACGCATGGCATTACTCGCCCGATTAGTTGCTCAG ATTGATGCAGATGATGATGTTGTTGTGATGCtgcaaaaacatgttttagtggATTATCGACAACATAAG ggGCAAGAACTTGTGCTGCATTTTTTGTACCATCTACACTCTCTAACGATTTTAGATTCTGTTGGAAGTGCTTCATATGCTGCTGTTCTATATGAGAAATTCCTTTTGGTAGTG GCCAGATCTTTGTTGGATGCTTTTCCAGCTTCAGACAAGTCTTTTAGTAAACTTCTCGGTGAAGTTCCTTTCTTGCCTGAGTCTGCCTTCAAATTGTTAGACGATCTCTGCCACTGTGATATTTTTGATTCACATGGAAAAGAAGTTCGTGATGGTGAGCGAGTAACTCAGGGCCTAGGTGCTGTATGGGGTTTGATTTTGGGGCGTCCAAACAACCGGCAGGCATTCCTAGATATAGCTTTGAAG TGTGCTGTTCATTCACAAGATGACATTCGATCGAAAGCTATCCGGCTG GTGGCAAACAAACTCTATCAGCTAAACTACATATCACAAAATATTGAGCAATTTGCAACAAATATGCTGCTTTCTGTTGTGGAACAGCATGCTTCAGATATCAAACCTTCACAGTCAGTATCCACTGATCAAAGGGAAGGAGAG GTGGTAAGCCAGGAAGTGTCTGTAAATGGTTCTCAAGTCTCAGAGACTGGAAATTGTGAAAATGACTCCATGAAGGGTGCACAACCATTAGCCCAAAGTGTTTCGACCATGTCATTTCCTGAAGTGCAAAGacatatttctttattttttgctttatgtACAAAG AACCCTGGTCTCCTTCAAATTGTATTTGATATCTATGGACAAGCACCAAAAACTGTAAAACAG GCTGTTCATCGCCATATTCCAGTTCTAATAAGGGCCCTAGGCTCATCTTATTCTGAGCTGCTTCGAATAATATCTGATCCACCAGAAGGATGTGAAAATCTTTTGATGCTG GTGCTGCAAATATTGACTCAAGAAACAACACCTTCTGCTAATCTGATAACCACGGTCAAACATTTATATGAAACTAAGTTAGAG GATGCCACGATTCTTATTCCAATTTTATCTTCACTTTCGAAGAATGAG GTTTTGCCTATTTTCCCTCGGCTTGTTGGACTTCCTATAGAAAAATTCCAGATGGCACTTGCTCATATTTTACAG GGTTCAGCTCATACGGGTCCAGCTTTAACACCAGCAGAAGTGTTGGTTGCCATTCATGATATTAATCCTAATAAAGATGGGCTTCCACTCAAAAAG ATAACAGATGCCTGTTCAGCTTGTTTTGAGCAACGGACAGTTTTCACACAGCAGGTCCTGGCCAAGGCACTTAATCAGATG GTCGATCAAACTCCTCTTCCTCTACTCTTCATGAGAACAGTTATTCAGGCAATTGATGCTTTTCCTTCATTG GTTGATTTTGTTATGGAAATACTCTCCAAACTCGTGAGCAGACAG GTGTGGAAAATGCCAAAGTTGTGGGTTGGCTTCTTGAAATGTGTCTCTCAAACAAGGCCACATTCTTTTCAGGTTTTGTTGCag CTACCTCCCCCGCAGCTTGAAAGTGCTCTGAACAAGCATGCTAACCTCAGAGGCCCCTTGGCTACTTATGCCAGCCAACCAAGTACAAAAACTTCTCTACCTAG ATCAACTCTTGCAATTCTTGGTCTTGTAAATGAGCGGCACATGCAGCAGCTACCAATTTCATCTTTGCACCCTTCAAGCACAAGTTCTTCAGCTCATGGAGCGAACACGGCGTGA